The Oxalobacteraceae bacterium OTU3CINTB1 genome includes a window with the following:
- the hpnE gene encoding hydroxysqualene dehydroxylase HpnE, whose protein sequence is MRSVAVIGSGWAGCAAAVELARAGFKVTLFEAARTLGGRARRVETDGKLLDNGQHILLGAYSETLRLMKLVGVERDQTLLTLPLQMRYPPGGGGMDFVAPRLPAPLHLAIALLRSKGLDRADKMSLARFSSTARWMRWQLNTDCSVSELLERFDQTPRLIQLMWRPLCLAALNTPPERASAQIFLNVLRDSLGGKRHASDMLLPRADLSALFPDAASAFLRAHGGAVRTGAKVQALRSIEGRLWQVDVSGAAVGGTWSTYFNGVVLATGAAQAAALLHAVPDCDTTGVCAQLTAFESEAITTVYLQYDAATRLALPFFALLEDPHNYQWGQFVFDRGQLDASQAGLLAVVISASAGVAAQAQDLLAEAVAVQLAAAFQRPELGRPSWFKVITEKRATYASSPGLVRPRNASGLPGLALAGDYTAGDYPATLESAVRSGVAAAAHLKGVT, encoded by the coding sequence TGGGCCGGTTGCGCCGCCGCCGTCGAGCTGGCGCGGGCCGGCTTCAAGGTCACCCTGTTCGAGGCGGCGCGCACGCTCGGCGGACGCGCGCGCCGCGTCGAGACGGACGGCAAGCTGCTCGACAACGGCCAGCACATCCTGCTCGGCGCCTACAGCGAGACCTTGCGCCTGATGAAGCTGGTCGGCGTCGAGCGCGACCAAACCCTGCTGACGTTGCCGCTGCAAATGCGCTATCCGCCCGGCGGCGGGGGCATGGACTTCGTCGCGCCGCGCCTGCCGGCCCCGCTGCACCTCGCGATCGCGCTGCTGCGCAGCAAAGGCCTGGACCGCGCCGACAAAATGAGCCTGGCGCGCTTCTCGAGCACGGCACGCTGGATGCGCTGGCAGCTCAATACCGACTGCAGCGTCAGCGAACTGCTGGAGCGTTTCGACCAGACCCCGCGCCTGATCCAGCTGATGTGGCGCCCGCTGTGCCTGGCGGCGCTGAACACGCCGCCGGAGCGCGCCTCCGCGCAGATCTTCCTGAACGTGCTGCGCGACAGCCTGGGCGGGAAACGCCACGCCTCGGACATGCTGCTGCCGCGCGCGGACCTGTCGGCGCTGTTCCCGGATGCGGCCTCGGCCTTCCTGCGCGCGCATGGCGGCGCCGTGCGCACCGGCGCCAAGGTGCAGGCGCTGCGTTCGATCGAAGGCCGGCTGTGGCAGGTCGACGTCAGCGGCGCGGCCGTCGGCGGCACCTGGAGCACCTATTTCAACGGCGTGGTGCTGGCCACCGGCGCCGCCCAGGCCGCCGCGCTGCTGCATGCCGTGCCCGACTGCGACACCACGGGGGTGTGCGCCCAGTTGACGGCGTTCGAGTCCGAAGCCATCACCACCGTGTACTTGCAATACGACGCCGCCACCCGGCTGGCGCTGCCGTTCTTCGCGCTGCTCGAAGACCCGCACAATTACCAGTGGGGCCAGTTCGTGTTCGACCGTGGCCAGCTCGACGCCAGCCAGGCCGGGCTGCTGGCGGTGGTCATCAGCGCCTCGGCCGGCGTGGCCGCGCAGGCGCAGGATTTGCTGGCCGAAGCGGTCGCGGTGCAGCTGGCGGCGGCGTTCCAACGGCCCGAACTGGGCCGGCCGAGCTGGTTCAAAGTCATCACCGAAAAGCGCGCCACCTACGCCAGTTCGCCTGGTCTGGTGCGTCCACGCAATGCCAGCGGCCTGCCGGGGCTGGCGCTGGCGGGCGATTACACGGCCGGCGACTACCCGGCCACCCTCGAATCGGCGGTGCGCAGCGGCGTCGCGGCGGCCGCCCATTTGAAGGGCGTCACCTAA
- a CDS encoding DUF1700 domain-containing protein, with amino-acid sequence MSKQQYLDALKQAMQGLPPETVAKTLAYYEQRFIDGLVAGRSEAEVYKELDEPRKIAMTLRASAHLNSFQQKKTPTNLVRMLVSFVGLAIFNLFMVIPAMVYAAMLLAVYVSAFAFYIGGVAVTASGLSGQNELSLEGPLHHVMALTHSRFDTKEEEAEAKSWRIAINDMGIQVSKAPDGDGETGAETVQGTSRASRLFDRAEAVASGDVHITTDFDSGARTTQTFIGFGLILAGIGLCLISIVLTRYTVIGLRRYAAMNMSLLRGR; translated from the coding sequence ATGAGCAAGCAGCAATACCTCGATGCGCTCAAGCAGGCGATGCAGGGCTTGCCACCGGAGACGGTGGCCAAGACGCTGGCCTATTACGAGCAGCGCTTTATCGACGGCCTGGTGGCCGGCAGAAGCGAAGCCGAGGTCTACAAGGAGCTCGACGAGCCGCGCAAGATCGCGATGACCCTGCGCGCCTCGGCCCACTTAAATTCTTTTCAGCAAAAGAAAACGCCGACCAACCTGGTCCGCATGCTGGTGTCGTTCGTCGGCCTGGCGATTTTCAACCTGTTCATGGTCATTCCGGCAATGGTGTACGCCGCGATGTTGCTGGCCGTCTATGTGTCGGCCTTCGCGTTCTACATCGGCGGCGTGGCGGTGACGGCCAGCGGCCTGTCGGGCCAGAACGAACTGTCGCTTGAAGGTCCGCTGCACCACGTCATGGCCCTGACCCATTCCCGTTTCGACACCAAGGAAGAGGAAGCCGAGGCCAAGAGCTGGCGCATCGCCATCAACGACATGGGCATCCAGGTCAGCAAAGCGCCAGACGGCGACGGCGAAACCGGCGCCGAGACCGTGCAGGGAACCAGCCGGGCCAGCCGCCTGTTCGACCGCGCCGAGGCGGTGGCCTCGGGCGACGTCCACATCACCACCGATTTCGACAGCGGCGCCCGCACCACGCAGACTTTCATCGGTTTCGGCTTGATCCTGGCCGGCATCGGTCTGTGTTTGATCAGCATCGTGCTGACGCGCTACACCGTGATCGGCTTGCGACGGTATGCGGCGATGAACATGTCGCTGCTGCGCGGACGCTAG
- a CDS encoding DUF2807 domain-containing protein gives MRALLKIGIGLLLLSFLLIGVTYSMLKAYGTTSPTSVAGRTLSGETRKVDAMAVTVVLEGPIDLILTQGPTASMKVRGEQRSLANIETIQDGRDLHIGTKGMLLNPKHRLQVELVLPMLEELTVRSSGDTKVSGFSGDRLELRLHGSGNVNFSGRYRNLVAGAHGSGNLHLNAGSSEHVELELVGSGEIKSSGSCKTLDAQLTGSGDLDARHLAADTVTVDLKGSGTSHVFAKQSADLTLRGSGDIRVLGNPDQRNVNRSGSGDVSWE, from the coding sequence ATGCGTGCATTACTCAAAATCGGAATCGGGCTGTTGCTGCTGTCGTTCTTGCTGATCGGCGTGACGTACAGCATGCTCAAGGCCTACGGCACCACCAGTCCGACCAGCGTGGCGGGCCGCACCTTGAGCGGCGAAACCCGCAAGGTCGACGCGATGGCGGTGACCGTGGTGTTGGAGGGGCCGATCGACCTGATACTGACCCAGGGGCCGACGGCATCGATGAAGGTGCGCGGCGAACAGCGCTCGCTGGCCAATATCGAAACCATCCAGGACGGGCGCGATCTGCACATCGGCACCAAGGGCATGCTGCTCAATCCAAAACACCGCTTGCAGGTGGAGCTGGTGCTGCCGATGCTGGAGGAGCTGACGGTGCGCAGCAGCGGCGACACCAAGGTGTCCGGTTTCAGCGGCGACAGGCTGGAGCTGCGGCTGCACGGCTCGGGCAATGTGAACTTTTCTGGGCGCTATCGTAATCTGGTCGCCGGCGCGCATGGCAGCGGCAACCTGCATCTGAACGCCGGCAGCAGCGAGCATGTGGAGCTGGAGTTGGTCGGTTCGGGCGAGATCAAGTCGTCGGGCAGCTGCAAGACGCTGGACGCGCAGTTGACCGGCTCCGGCGACCTGGATGCGCGCCATCTGGCGGCGGACACAGTGACGGTGGACTTGAAGGGTTCGGGCACCAGCCATGTCTTCGCCAAGCAGTCGGCGGATTTGACCTTGCGCGGCAGCGGCGACATCCGGGTGCTGGGCAATCCGGATCAGC